The sequence TGAAAAATCTGAATTGCAAAAGAAATCTGGAAAATAAGGCTCGTCCAAGCAGCAACATGAGAGTACGCTGAAGTGGCGACAGCTGGCAAGTAAAGGCGTTAACAGCCAACGATAACTTGTGTTGTGTGGTGATTCATGGTGGACATTAGAATGTGACTGATTTTAAACCTACTAGACAACGAATGTACAATGCAATACATTTCACTACTACGGCAGATCGGCAATGCACAGTGACAATATACCGTCGCACACACTGAGGGTGAGAGTCAGTGTCATACAGCGAGTGGAGGAGCTTTGGTGGGCTTTTCCTTGAGTGTTCCTTCTTAGGACAgtagacagacagtgagagtTCAGGTGATGACTGGTGAAGAGTTCAGGAGCCAAGAAATGACACAGAGTCTCTGGCCCCTTATCGAGGTTTGGCTAGATGAGCAGAGAGCAGACACGCCTGTTAAACAGTATGTCGCAGCTTTAAAGGGTCACTCCGTCACACTTTACAGTTATTAGAGATACGCATCACTCTCCACATACAAGTCAACAAGATTCGCATACATTCCCTTAATACCCGAAAGAAAATGGATTGGCACGCATACTGGAGCGTTCCACAGCTAATAgttattttacagatttctCAAACTGTGGAAAACCAAATTgtatgtttttggttttttcAATATCATATAGTGACAGTTTTCTCATCCTTGTGGCTTGAAAAACAAAGTAATGTTAAGTATCTAATAGTCGATTTCAAACAGCGAAGCGTAAACAACATTTCACAGATTTCACAGCAGAACAGGATTGGACGTTGTTGGCTGAAGTCGGTGACTCCTAAACATCAATGGCCACCCCGTGTTTGGTGGAGATCACGTCTCTGGTCCCTGTCAAATACATGAGCACCGAACACAGGTGAGGAAGCGTTGCTGTGGTGCTGATGTACAGCCAGTAGGGGAGCGGCGCCGTGTTGCCGAACGGGCACACCCACAGGCCGTGGCGCACAGCATCGCGGACGTGGTGCGTCGCCATGGAAATGAAAAGCATCCACGGCAGGGAGCACCAAGCGTCTTTGAGTCGTCCGATCCACATGAGGAagcggagggagagacagagaacggggatgagagaggagcagtgaagaggaggacgctGAGGGAGCGACACAGCAGCCTGGAAGAAAAGTGGGGAAGAGAATTACCAAGAATATTTTCATAATCCTTACGTAATGTTGTTGTTCCTTAATCTACAAATTGTTTTAATGCAGGACTTGTGGAGAATTATGTGTCACCCCTCTCATTACAGAGTAGGTTTTTAAAGCCACTGCTCACCTTAACACTGAATATATTCAAGCCCATCATCAAAAGGGTTTCATTCAAGGGACTGCTACTTTTACGACTATAATCTGTTTTATCTGTATCAAATATCAATTGAATATGCAGATTTTGTgccaagtttaaaaaaaagaatgctgaAAACAGTTTGTAAAAAGTGGTCAAAATCTGACAGATGGCACGATGAGGCGTGTCGATCTTTGACACGCCTTTTGGTGACATCGAGAGAGGGAATtagttgaaaataataattaaaaagacaataatgtatataatcTACGGTCACTGAAGAAAGCTTGACCAAGACTTTAAATTACAATTTAtcgcctctctccctctggtATGGTTGTCTTGTCCTTGGGAAGCTGCTTCAGGACAGGCACTTACTTTTTACTTAtcgcaaaaaaaacatgaacggATGAACATTACGGAGCAGAAAGTCATCATTCTTTATATCTTGAAGTGTCCACACACTTTGTGAAGTTAAGTACGTTTCTATCAAATCTTACCTTGAGTGACAGGGATCCAGCCATATAGAAATGGTCCAGGTCTATGATCGATGCCAGAAGACCGGCAAGCAGCACCTCATACACATCACTCTTTTTCCTTAGTCCAATAACAACTGCCCATGACCACAGCCCCACCAATCCGTGCGTGGTGTTGTCCAAGGCAGCACGCAGCCACAGGTGGTTTTGGATGACGGACAGC is a genomic window of Cyclopterus lumpus isolate fCycLum1 chromosome 12, fCycLum1.pri, whole genome shotgun sequence containing:
- the tmem267 gene encoding transmembrane protein 267, translating into MQGFYSKLDSSPSSSPLLGMGLGGEGAPVPLSLAVETEKAQALLQTFSSASLLASAGLGMFCVVADHALQLSVIQNHLWLRAALDNTTHGLVGLWSWAVVIGLRKKSDVYEVLLAGLLASIIDLDHFYMAGSLSLKAAVSLPQRPPLHCSSLIPVLCLSLRFLMWIGRLKDAWCSLPWMLFISMATHHVRDAVRHGLWVCPFGNTAPLPYWLYISTTATLPHLCSVLMYLTGTRDVISTKHGVAIDV